From Bifidobacterium longum subsp. longum JCM 1217, one genomic window encodes:
- a CDS encoding ABC transporter ATP-binding protein — protein sequence MVDHTNTTHGEVADASLNEDKPVVLSVEHVSKSFRLPTEQASGLKQAFINWTKGIKGYTEQSVLRDINFEVHQGDFFGIVGRNGSGKSTLLKIISGIYVPETGKVSINGKLVPFIELGVGFNPELTGRENVYLNGALLGFSRDEIDAMYDDIVEFAELGDFMDQKLKNYSSGMQVRLAFSVAIKAQGDILVLDEVLAVGDEAFQTKCNDFFTEIKKDPTKTVILVTHAMDSVKKYCNKAILIRDGEVIVNGDKNDAANTYTEENLKSLQKKAAETVEEGEYPTGLNGTVPMLRCVPTSKMVLTSKDTFEFDVEFEYTKTDEYFLAVSMLDTRRGGIPYDSGSIKMGVGGNGKQSVHFSLPLNIFNNGTYKITASLRKQDPADPHHTLLAGFSNDENSCLFSINEDAKGTDYALLKYDAVDLRRS from the coding sequence ATGGTCGATCACACCAACACTACTCACGGGGAAGTTGCCGACGCCTCGTTGAACGAAGACAAGCCGGTCGTACTGTCCGTCGAACATGTCTCCAAGTCGTTCCGTCTTCCAACCGAACAGGCCAGCGGTTTAAAGCAGGCATTCATCAACTGGACCAAGGGTATCAAAGGCTACACTGAACAATCTGTGCTCCGCGATATCAATTTCGAGGTTCATCAGGGTGATTTCTTCGGCATCGTCGGGCGCAACGGATCCGGTAAATCCACGCTTCTGAAAATCATTTCCGGCATCTATGTTCCTGAAACAGGCAAGGTATCGATCAACGGCAAGCTGGTTCCGTTCATCGAGCTTGGTGTCGGATTCAATCCAGAACTCACCGGTCGTGAGAACGTTTACCTCAATGGTGCGCTGTTGGGCTTCTCACGTGACGAGATCGATGCCATGTACGACGACATCGTCGAGTTCGCAGAGCTGGGCGATTTTATGGACCAGAAGCTGAAGAACTACTCCTCTGGCATGCAGGTGCGTCTCGCCTTTTCCGTCGCCATCAAAGCGCAGGGTGACATTCTCGTTCTCGATGAGGTGCTGGCAGTCGGCGACGAGGCGTTCCAAACGAAATGCAACGACTTCTTCACGGAGATTAAGAAGGATCCCACGAAGACGGTCATTCTCGTCACGCACGCCATGGATTCGGTGAAGAAGTACTGCAACAAGGCTATTCTTATCCGTGATGGTGAGGTCATCGTCAACGGCGACAAGAACGATGCCGCGAACACGTACACCGAAGAGAATCTGAAGAGTCTGCAGAAGAAAGCCGCCGAAACAGTCGAGGAAGGCGAGTATCCCACCGGTCTGAATGGAACGGTACCAATGCTGCGGTGTGTCCCTACATCGAAGATGGTGCTGACCAGCAAAGATACGTTTGAATTTGACGTTGAATTCGAATACACCAAGACTGACGAGTATTTCTTGGCTGTCTCCATGCTCGACACCCGTCGTGGTGGCATTCCCTATGATTCCGGCTCCATTAAGATGGGCGTAGGCGGGAATGGCAAACAATCCGTTCACTTCTCTCTACCGCTTAATATATTCAACAACGGTACTTATAAGATTACCGCGTCCTTGCGCAAGCAGGATCCCGCAGATCCACACCACACTTTGTTGGCAGGTTTCTCCAATGATGAGAATTCATGTCTGTTCTCCATCAATGAGGATGCCAAGGGCACGGATTATGCGTTGCTCAAATATGACGCTGTTGATTTGAGGAGAAGCTAA
- a CDS encoding LicD family protein: MFSKNEDIRDIQKTALSIFKEFRRICEENNLRFYTSGGTTIGALLYKGFIPFDDDIDINMPRPDYERFKQLAPAVLPRHLAVFDGLESTHADFHFLKLHDTRTMFTANLLLPYPDCYTGAFIDIEPIDGVPSNQEEREQWYFQIDKLYCYDLLRKFGKKYLYPDTIAWLYPNRLIRAIAYAWIQLHPLRYYAEKYEQLQRHYAEQYPFDESEYISYPRYGMYRTKSMWNTKRASWDSYIEIPFEDTTIRVPKGYENVLTNQYGFMPTWETQKRYEQDTDSHHITTALVDLVKPLHSYRTSKSLDRE; the protein is encoded by the coding sequence ATGTTCTCGAAGAACGAAGATATTCGCGATATCCAGAAAACCGCCCTGTCTATCTTTAAAGAGTTCCGGCGAATCTGCGAAGAGAATAATCTTCGTTTCTATACTTCGGGAGGCACCACTATTGGTGCCCTGCTGTACAAAGGATTCATCCCCTTTGATGATGACATCGACATCAATATGCCGAGGCCGGATTATGAGCGGTTCAAACAGCTCGCTCCGGCCGTCCTGCCTCGCCACTTAGCCGTATTCGATGGTTTAGAAAGCACTCATGCGGATTTCCATTTTTTAAAGCTGCACGATACACGAACCATGTTCACCGCAAATCTACTATTGCCGTACCCTGACTGTTATACAGGTGCGTTCATTGATATCGAACCTATTGACGGAGTTCCGAGTAATCAAGAGGAACGTGAGCAATGGTATTTTCAGATAGATAAGCTGTACTGTTATGACTTGCTCCGCAAGTTCGGCAAGAAATACCTGTATCCGGATACCATCGCATGGCTGTACCCGAATCGTCTGATTCGCGCCATTGCGTATGCTTGGATTCAACTTCATCCACTGCGTTATTACGCAGAAAAGTATGAACAACTGCAGCGGCATTATGCTGAACAATATCCTTTTGATGAGTCCGAATACATTTCTTATCCACGTTATGGCATGTATCGAACCAAGTCCATGTGGAATACAAAACGCGCCAGCTGGGATTCTTATATTGAGATTCCGTTCGAGGATACCACCATACGAGTTCCCAAAGGCTACGAAAATGTCCTGACTAACCAGTACGGCTTCATGCCCACATGGGAGACTCAGAAGCGCTACGAACAAGACACCGACTCCCACCACATCACCACAGCTCTGGTAGATTTGGTAAAACCATTGCACAGTTACAGGACTTCAAAATCACTTGATAGAGAATAA
- a CDS encoding pentapeptide repeat-containing protein — protein sequence MLFVTSAQAKKQRISRMKYRQKNGSTIHHVIKSQTNNRGAKRLISLGIKNLGYLVTLITALITALTVINGANQTLIDAKETRMRSESDSAVSKLANESAAERMAGVNSLVALADDWGSDSDLQSHEYHQKTCAYALLTYLKTKPTMKNASSMTDDEAIIRDSIQKGFSDHLQVDKAATSWDEIPLSFSGSYFYNFNLSDVSFKETALFDNCTFYGNETSFNHTKFLQDGIFTGSTFYNNVDFTGSL from the coding sequence ATGCTTTTTGTAACATCAGCACAAGCAAAGAAACAACGGATTTCACGTATGAAATACCGACAAAAAAACGGTAGTACAATACATCACGTAATCAAATCTCAGACAAACAATAGAGGAGCAAAAAGATTAATATCACTAGGAATTAAAAACTTAGGATATTTAGTCACCCTTATCACTGCTCTCATTACTGCATTGACTGTCATCAATGGCGCAAATCAAACTTTAATCGACGCAAAGGAAACTCGAATGCGGTCAGAATCTGACTCCGCGGTGAGCAAACTGGCCAACGAGAGCGCAGCAGAAAGAATGGCGGGAGTTAATTCGCTGGTCGCCCTGGCTGATGATTGGGGAAGTGATTCAGACCTTCAATCACATGAATATCATCAAAAAACATGTGCATATGCACTCCTTACATACCTAAAAACAAAACCGACGATGAAGAATGCCTCATCAATGACGGATGACGAGGCCATAATACGCGATAGCATCCAAAAGGGTTTCTCCGACCATCTTCAAGTCGATAAAGCTGCCACTTCATGGGATGAAATTCCTCTCAGCTTTTCCGGATCATACTTTTACAATTTCAACTTATCTGACGTTTCGTTTAAAGAAACGGCATTATTTGACAATTGCACTTTTTATGGAAATGAAACAAGTTTTAATCATACCAAGTTTCTACAGGATGGCATTTTCACTGGGAGCACATTTTACAATAATGTTGATTTCACGGGTAGCTTATGA
- a CDS encoding integrase core domain-containing protein, with translation MRVGSSWAYVCLPGDLASRQIAGHSVGVGHDADLVLAAFAALRFPLDEIEVFHTDRGGGFAGERVERVLDVFGVTRSLSRPGNPYDSAVVESTNRLVRKELIHRNVYTNVEQLRSDVNRYVWWYNHQRLHSTLGYLSPVEFTQQGKTL, from the coding sequence GTGAGGGTCGGCAGTTCGTGGGCGTACGTCTGCCTGCCCGGCGACCTGGCCAGCCGGCAGATCGCCGGCCATTCGGTCGGCGTCGGGCACGACGCCGATCTCGTGTTGGCCGCGTTCGCCGCGCTGCGCTTCCCGCTGGATGAGATCGAGGTGTTCCACACGGATCGCGGCGGCGGGTTCGCCGGGGAACGCGTCGAACGCGTGCTCGACGTGTTCGGCGTCACGCGTTCCCTTTCCAGGCCGGGCAACCCGTACGACAGCGCGGTGGTCGAATCCACCAACCGGCTCGTCAGGAAGGAGCTCATCCACAGGAACGTCTACACGAACGTGGAGCAACTGCGCTCGGACGTCAACCGGTACGTGTGGTGGTACAACCACCAACGGCTCCACTCGACCCTCGGGTACCTGAGCCCCGTGGAGTTCACACAACAAGGAAAAACCCTCTAG
- the istA gene encoding IS21 family transposase: MPKIQSIRQRRRNGESVASIARGEKVSEPTVRKYLKADDLSARPPVRRRRGSVLDEWIPVIEGMLAEDRETWHKQRHTATRIHERLRDEYGVEASLSTVTRTVARLKREFMAEREMGFLDLSWHPGECQADFGQVDVRYRGVVTRMRHFVLDFPYSNISPCQLMPGENAECTCQALLNLFEWLGGVPRRIVYDNAAGVGRRRFDEIRLTRLFQAFQAHYGFEYSFCNPYSGHEKGAVEARVGAVRRRLFVPVPSVWSLDNFNLRLPDRCLELGDKDHYRKGESQAGLFEDDRKALLPLPAKPFDVVTWTRMKADKYGNVTVQGRHRYAAGPEHAGHEMIVGLRALEVEILDAEGKRVITHPRSYGDKPTDSGDPSSQLGLLCDRPAAWRNSRVRDAMPDPLREWIDAQDEATRRDSLRALLHADGESGWRAAVAGMLEILESTGGTDRAGVCLAAARHASGLGPVAYDDPVDLSEYDIAYTKEDE, encoded by the coding sequence ATGCCCAAAATACAGTCTATCCGTCAGAGGCGCAGGAATGGGGAGTCCGTCGCCTCGATCGCGCGCGGCGAGAAGGTCAGCGAGCCGACCGTGCGCAAGTATCTCAAGGCCGACGACCTGTCGGCCAGGCCTCCGGTAAGGAGACGCCGTGGCTCGGTGCTCGACGAGTGGATTCCCGTGATCGAGGGCATGCTCGCCGAGGACCGGGAGACCTGGCACAAGCAACGTCACACGGCGACGCGCATCCACGAGCGGTTGCGTGACGAGTACGGGGTGGAGGCGTCGTTGTCGACGGTGACCCGGACGGTGGCCCGGTTGAAGCGTGAGTTCATGGCGGAGCGCGAGATGGGTTTCCTGGACCTGTCGTGGCATCCGGGCGAATGCCAGGCGGACTTCGGCCAGGTCGACGTGCGCTACCGGGGCGTCGTGACGCGGATGCGGCATTTCGTGTTGGATTTCCCGTACTCGAACATCTCGCCGTGCCAGCTGATGCCCGGGGAGAACGCGGAATGCACGTGTCAGGCTTTGCTTAACCTGTTCGAATGGCTGGGCGGGGTGCCCCGGCGCATCGTGTACGACAATGCCGCCGGCGTGGGCCGCCGACGGTTCGACGAGATCCGCCTGACCCGCCTGTTCCAGGCGTTCCAGGCCCATTACGGGTTCGAATACTCGTTCTGCAACCCGTACTCGGGCCACGAGAAGGGCGCGGTCGAGGCCAGGGTCGGGGCCGTGCGCCGAAGGCTGTTCGTGCCGGTGCCCAGCGTGTGGAGCCTCGACAACTTCAACCTGCGCCTTCCCGACCGCTGTCTCGAGCTGGGGGACAAGGACCATTACAGGAAGGGCGAGAGCCAGGCCGGCCTGTTCGAGGATGATCGCAAGGCGCTGCTGCCCCTGCCCGCCAAGCCGTTCGACGTGGTCACGTGGACGAGGATGAAGGCCGACAAATACGGAAACGTCACCGTCCAGGGCCGCCACCGGTACGCGGCCGGACCCGAACACGCCGGCCATGAGATGATCGTCGGCCTGAGGGCCCTGGAGGTGGAGATCCTCGATGCCGAAGGCAAACGCGTGATCACGCATCCGAGGTCCTACGGGGACAAGCCGACCGACAGCGGCGACCCGTCGAGCCAGCTCGGGCTGTTGTGCGACCGGCCGGCGGCCTGGCGCAACAGCCGGGTGCGCGACGCGATGCCCGACCCGCTTCGCGAATGGATCGACGCGCAGGACGAGGCCACGCGGCGCGACAGCCTGCGTGCCCTGCTGCACGCCGACGGCGAGAGCGGCTGGCGGGCGGCCGTGGCCGGCATGCTCGAGATCCTCGAATCCACCGGAGGCACGGACCGGGCCGGGGTATGTCTGGCCGCGGCACGCCACGCCTCGGGCCTGGGACCCGTGGCCTACGACGACCCCGTGGACCTGAGCGAATACGACATCGCCTACACCAAGGAGGACGAGTGA
- the istB gene encoding IS21-like element helper ATPase IstB produces the protein MNQKNGRTDPGPLRERARSLFISQATIDETLEWATPRQLDAIDRMLATELANREASKRARLMRQARFPVPKSLDGYDFANVRLPDGYTKEQLTGLDFVAKAQDLVFYGKTGRGKTHLATALGMLAIEQGRSVRFRQTAELVLQLGKAKRDGALDNLLKDLARADLIILDEFGYVPFDIDGARLLYQIIAGSYERRSIIFTTNIEFSKWGTIFADDKLAAAIIDRIVHHGRLIEFTGPSRRVSQALMFGKTDNQ, from the coding sequence GTGAACCAGAAGAACGGACGGACCGACCCCGGCCCGCTGCGCGAGCGGGCGAGGAGCCTGTTCATCTCGCAGGCCACCATCGACGAAACGCTCGAATGGGCCACGCCCCGCCAACTGGACGCCATCGACCGCATGCTCGCCACGGAACTGGCCAACAGGGAGGCCTCCAAACGGGCAAGGCTCATGCGCCAGGCCCGGTTCCCGGTGCCCAAAAGCCTCGACGGCTACGACTTCGCGAACGTGCGCCTGCCCGACGGATACACCAAGGAGCAGCTGACCGGCCTCGATTTCGTGGCCAAGGCGCAGGACCTCGTGTTCTACGGCAAGACGGGACGCGGCAAGACCCACCTGGCCACCGCCCTGGGCATGCTCGCCATCGAGCAAGGCAGGAGCGTGAGGTTCCGGCAGACCGCGGAGCTCGTGCTCCAGCTCGGCAAGGCCAAACGCGACGGCGCCCTCGACAACCTGCTCAAAGACCTCGCCCGTGCCGACCTGATCATCCTCGACGAGTTCGGCTACGTGCCCTTCGACATCGACGGGGCCCGCCTCCTCTACCAGATCATCGCCGGCAGCTACGAGCGGCGCAGCATCATCTTCACCACGAACATCGAGTTCAGCAAATGGGGGACGATCTTCGCCGACGACAAACTCGCCGCCGCGATCATCGACCGCATCGTCCACCACGGACGCCTCATCGAATTCACCGGCCCCAGCCGACGCGTCAGCCAGGCCCTCATGTTCGGCAAGACGGACAACCAGTAA